In Ovis canadensis isolate MfBH-ARS-UI-01 breed Bighorn chromosome 3, ARS-UI_OviCan_v2, whole genome shotgun sequence, one DNA window encodes the following:
- the TIA1 gene encoding cytotoxic granule associated RNA binding protein TIA1 isoform X7 gives MATGKSKGYGFVSFFNKWDAENAIQQMGGQWLGGRQIRTNWATRKPPAPKSTYESNTKQLSYDEVVNQSSPSNCTVYCGGVTSGLTEQLMRQTFSPFGQIMEIRVFPDKGYSFVRFNSHESAAHAIVSVNGTTIEGHVVKCYWGKETLDMINPVQQQNQIGYPQAYGQWGQWYGNAQQIGQYMPNGWQVPAYGMYGQPWNQQGFNQTQSSPPWMGPNYGVQPPPGQNGSMMPNQPAGYRVAGYETQ, from the exons GATGCTGAAAACGCCATTCAACAGATGGGTGGCCAGTGGCTTGGTGGAAGACAAATCAGAACTAACTGGGCAACCCGAAAGCCTCCAGCTCCAAAGAGTACATATGAGT CAAACACCAAACAGCTATCATATGATGAGGTCGTAAATCAGTCTAGTCCAAGCAACTGTACTGTGTACTGTGGAGGCGTCACTTCCGGGCTAACAG AACAACTAATGCGTCAGACTTTTTCACCATTTGGACAAATAATGGAAATTCGAGTCTTTCCAGATAAAGGATATTCTTTTGTTCG GTTCAATTCCCATGAAAGTGCAGCACATGCAATTGTTTCTGTTAATGGAACTACCATTGAAGGCCATGTTGTAAAATGCTACTGGGGCAAAGAAACTCTTGATATGATAAATCCTGTGCAACAG CAGAATCAAATTGGATATCCACAAGCTTATGGCCAGTGGGGCCAGTGGTATGGGAATGCACAACAAATTGGCCAGTATATGCCTAATGGTTGGCAAGTACCTGCATATGGAATGTATGGCCAGCCGTGGAACCAGCAAGGATTTAA TCAGACACAGTCTTCTCCACCATGGATGGGACCAAATTATGGAGTGCAGCCACCTCCAGGACAGAATGGCAGCATGATGCCTAATCAGCCTGCAGGGTATCGAGTGGCAGGGTATGAAACCCAGTGA